One part of the Paramormyrops kingsleyae isolate MSU_618 chromosome 2, PKINGS_0.4, whole genome shotgun sequence genome encodes these proteins:
- the coq2 gene encoding 4-hydroxybenzoate polyprenyltransferase, mitochondrial: MLILRSASRHFLVPRGQLPQGACSHPISAQRCLWTVETGSAVTSPHEIRWPRVACRRQRTWPAQLAGLWSGSSDRRRFSLSAAGIVNSAPSAVQPYLRLMRLDKPIGTWLLYLPCTWSIGLAAGPGCLPDLAMLTLFGTGAVLMRGAGCTINDMWDRDFDRKVSRTADRPIACGDVSQFQALVFLGGQLTAALGVLLCLNYYSIALGAASLSLVVTYPLMKRITYWPQLMLGLTFNWGALLGWSAVTGSCDWSVCLPLYFSGVMWTLIYDTIYAHQDKADDVLVGVKSTALRFQQRTKPWLSGFSLAMLGGLVLAGVNAQQSLPYYAAVSVVAAHLANQIYTVDINKPDDCWKKFASNRNLGLLLFLGIVAGNLWKERDGAALEKMETPK; encoded by the exons ATGCTCATCCTTAGATCCGCATCACGGCACTTCCTCGTCCCTAGAGGGCAGCTTCCTCAGGGAGCCTGTTCCCATCCGATCTCAGCCCAGCGCTGCCTCTGGACAGTGGAGACAGGATCTGCAGTCACAAGTCCTCATGAGATACGTTGGCCCCGGGTGGCTTGCCGCCGACAACGGACATGGCCGGCACAGCTAGCTGGGCTGTGGTCAGGGTCCAGCGACAGAAGGCGGTTTAGTCTGTCTGCAGCAGGGATTGTGAACTCCGCCCCGTCAGCGGTTCAGCCGTACCTCAGACTCATGAGGCTGGACAAGCCGATCG GTACTTGGCTGCTGTACCTGCCCTGCACTTGGAGCATTGGGTTGGCTGCAGGCCCTGGATGCCTCCCAGACTTGGCGATGTTGACGCTTTTCGGCACAGGGGCTGTGCTGATGAGGGGGGCCGGGTGCACCATCAATGACATGTGGGACAGAGACTTCGACAGAAAG GTGTCCAGGACGGCTGACCGGCCCATTGCCTGCGGAGACGTCTCCCAGTTTCAGGCCCTCGTCTTCCTGGGGGGGCAGCTCACAGCTGCGCTTGGCGTCCTGCTCTGCCTTAATTATTACAG CATAGCTCTTGGTGCGGCTTCGCTGTCGCTGGTGGTCACCTACCCCTTGATGAAGAGGATCACATATTGGCCCCAGCTGATGCTGG gcctTACCTTTAACTGGGGAGCCCTGCTGGGCTGGTCCGCAGTAACGGGCTCCTGTGATTGGTCGGTATGCCTGCCACTCTACTTCTCGGGCGTCATGTGGACGCTGATCTATGACACCATCTACGCCCATCAG GACAAAGCCGATGACGTGCTGGTGGGGGTCAAATCCACAGCCTTACGCTTCCAGCAGAGGACCAAGCCGTGGCTGAGCGGCTTCTCCCTGGCCATGCTGGGGGGGCTGGTCTTGGCTGGAGTCAACGCCCAGCAGTCGCTGCCCTACTACGCGGCCGTGTCAGTGGTGGCTGCACACCTAGCCAATCAG ATTTACACTGTGGACATCAATAAGCCAGATGACTGCTGGAAGAAATTCGCATCTAATCGCAATCTGGGACTCCTTCTGTTTTTAGGGATTGTCGCTGGTAATTTATGGAAAGAAAGGGATGGTGCTGCATTAGAAAAAATGGAGACTcccaaataa
- the mboat4 gene encoding ghrelin O-acyltransferase, with protein sequence MESLRLVLVQHPQLVYQFISLPFAFLFYMLAKLRGFTLTHRYLYLAVGGCVLASVTMGPYSSIVLVPALSSALLAYALQPQDVHPWMLGIHMCWQTFWHLSIQYSEYWLQESCDGRLLLAVSALMLLTQRATSMSMDLQEGKVLPPLSGGAVLGRACAVLPYLSYSLYFPALLGGPLCSFAQFVHFVEQSASSRPPSPLRDILSKALSVASLEWARRLLRDLLISYSPSLGRLGQVLWVWTLSVALRMRYYSHWALSDCLNNAVGLGFSGYSQHGTPLWDGLSDGEPWMVEPSSRLSQFTRKWNRTTAAWLRRLIFQRYRTTPLALTFAFSAWWHGLHPGQVVGFMVWAAAVQADYRIHNYLRPLVDSRGKKLVYTCLSWVLTQLVIACIMIAVEFRSVVSLLLLCRMHACLFPLIYILTPFLMKRQ encoded by the exons ATGGAATCACTCCGGTTGGTTTTGGTACAGCATCCACAGCTGGTCTATCAGTTCATTTCACTTCCTTTTGCTTTCTTGTTTTACATGCTAGCCAAGCTGCGCGGCTTCACTCTGACTCACCG GTACCTCTACCTGGCTGTAGGTGGCTGTGTGCTGGCCTCAGTCACCATGGGTCCGTACAGCAGCATAGTGCTTGTCCCTGCGCTCAGCTCCGCTCTCCTGGCCTATGCCCTGCAGCCGCAGGATGTTCACCCATGGATGCTGGGCATTCACATGTGCTGGCAGACCTTCTGGCATCTCAGCATCCAGTACAGCGAGTACTGGCTGCAGGAGTCGTGTGACGGCAG GCTGCTCCTGGCAGTGTCCGCACTGATGCTGCTCACCCAACGTGCGACATCCATGTCCATGGACCTCCAGGAGGGCAAGGTCCTGCCCCCGCTGTCGGGGGGTGCTGTGCTAGGCAGGGCCTGTGCTGTGCTGCCTTACCTCAGTTACAGCCTCTACTTCCCTGCCCTGCTGGGGGGGCCCCTATGCTCCTTTGCCCAGTTCGTGCACTTCGTGGAGCAGAGTGCCAGCAGCCGCCCTCCCTCGCCGCTGCGGGACATTCTCTCCAAGGCTCTCTCAGTGGCATCTTTGGAATGGGCTAGGCGCCTCCTCAGAGACCTCCTCATCTCCTACTCCCCAAGTCTCGGGCGTCTCGGTCAGGTGCTGTGGGTGTGGACCTTGTCCGTGGCTTTGAGGATGAGGTACTACTCGCACTGGGCCTTGAGCGACTGTCTGAACAACGCAGTGGGGCTTGGATTCAGTGGCTACAGTCAACACGGGACCCCTCTGTGGGACGGCCTTTCAGACGGAGAGCCATGGATGGTGGAACCATCTAGCCGGCTCTCTCAGTTCACTCGTAAGTGGAACAGAACCACAGCCGCCTGGCTACGCAGACTGATCTTCCAGAGGTACAGAACCACACCGCTAGCGCTAACCTTTGCCTTTTCTGCCTGGTGGCATGGGTTGCACCCCGGTCAGGTAGTGGGCTTCATGGTCTGGGCGGCCGCCGTGCAAGCAGACTACCGAATCCACAACTACttgcgccccctggtggattCTCGGGGGAAGAAGCTGGTTTATACATGTCTGAGTTGGGTACTTACACAGCTGGTAATTGCATGCATCATGATTGCGGTGGAGTTTCGCAGTGTTGTGTCTTTATTATTGCTGTGTAGAATGCATGCATGCTTGTTTCCGCTGATATATATACTGACACCTTTTCTTATGAAACGGCAGtaa